The sequence below is a genomic window from Uranotaenia lowii strain MFRU-FL chromosome 2, ASM2978415v1, whole genome shotgun sequence.
TCTGATACCTGAATCCTAAATCTTTAATATATGTCTGGAATATCAATCCGAAATTCCCGAACTGAACTGTAATCTTCAacttatttaataaaatgtttagtgacgtttatgaaaaatatactGCAATGTCATATCGACTCGTAAAGGTGTTAtagtttattcatttttttttttaattttctcctaAGCCTTTCTAGCATGCAGTAAGATTTAGGTTTTTAGACAAATGTGGGAATTGGGTTACGacgagtaagtttttttttgggaagtTTCATCTTGAGAGTAAGTTCAAAATGaggtaattttgactttttaaggACAATAAAACTAAAATGGATATTTGACTACTGATTTCGGTCCTATTTACTTGAATTAAAGGTTGTTTTCTTGAGGTTTTTTGCTGTCCCGAGATTTCAGCTACAGGACGAAAACGTCTCGATCACAAAAAAAGTGCGTTCTATGTATATTGTATAAGCACTTCTAAGATTCGGTATCAACAGAGTGCcgcaaatgacccgacatttgaaaaagttatgcgctgcaggcttaaattgatcctaggcctagtacaaggtctgaTGCAAAATTTGTGCGGATCGGTTTGTAGGGGAtttggagacattttgttcgggaggaacacgaaaatcctgttttttatgaataactttggtccccttcggccgatttttttaaacacagttTTTCTGAAAGCCTAAAcgatgacaaatatttcataccTAGGCTGCATTTAAATTCAACTTAGgacacaaaagttattaaatttcaaaaaatagatatattttttagggGCTTTAAGaacaaccgttttcaaaagaaatcagccgaagggggtcaaagttattcatgaaaaactggaatttcatgttcctcccgaaaaaaatgtctccaaatcccatacaaacttgagcggccctttcccgtgatccgatctggcccaaatttggcatgagaccttgtactaggcctaggatcaatttaagcctgcaacGCATAACATTCCACAAGCATAAAAtatctcatacaaatttgaggcggTCTATTCTACAATCttataaaattctgaatttgctGTACACAGCTAAatgaaaatctgaatccttaacaacactgaaattgaaaaccttcaaTATTACATGACGTAGAACGGGATTTATTTATGTTAATTTATTATAGGTCAGTCATGTTTAATTAGTTGTAATGAACACCTTATCTTTCAAAACTTTACTATCAACAACACTATCACGAAGTTTTTACCTCTTCCGTTGTCGTTGGAGGCAAATATTCGTTCACCGGATATTCCGTTCGGGCCTCCACAATTTGGGCTGCAATGGCCACCCTTTCCTTGGTTATTTCCACTTCCGGTTTTTGACCCTCCGAAGCCGGGGCACCGTATTCCGTTGGAAGTCGGAACTGCGCTCCTTGAGGGCGCCACCCCGAAGGAGCATATCCAGTGAACGGAGCCTCCGCGGCCACCGCACTTACAAAAACGCACAACACTAACAGTTTCATGTTTGAGAGCTCAGTTCCGAATACCGATCAACCGACTGACTGATAACAAACTGTTTACGTGGCACCATTTTTATACATCTTTCCACATTTGTCACCATCCTCGGAATCCAGCGGATGAAACACTAGATAGAACTGCAATCATCAGGAACCTTCTGTAAGCATGTTTAATATGCAGGATCATCCGCCCACGCCTATCGCCATGCGTAAAACGCGCGCGCGAGTTCAGAACTtgatcatcaccatcatcaccgCCAAACGCGTAGCGTCAATCAACAAATCAATGCCCCCGGTCGGCAAATGATTTAGTTAAATAACCTTTAATGGCCCATTTTAACACcaatcatcatcaccatccgACGCGCCAAACCCATCTGccattttccttcaaatctacGGTGGCTCgtgatgaattttttaaatttcctgcGTGATCAAACAATCGAACAATCGAAGGATCGCTCCATTTGGACGCCAAAACTTCTTTCTCTTTGGCGCGGTAGCGCTGCGATTCGATAGATTGCATCCTTGGCTTCAAATGCAACCGAATGTGCATAAACAAAGTTGAATGAAGAATAATTTCTGCGGTAGGGCCAACGTTTGGCACCTTCGGTGCACAACGTGTGATCATATTGCAACGcattttttatactttgatttgcGATCGGAACATGTGCCGTCGTCATGAAGCTTGATACTCTCAGTGCATATCAAACGGCGTTGCTCGGACTGACGGAGACGCTTCATTAGAATTCCGTTGGCGTCGAAACGTGTATGGTGTCGTTGGTGATGTATCACGAAAAAAGGTGCCGTCACATTCGCTGTGATGATTCATGTTTTGGTGGCGGTTTTCTGATGCGATACCAGAAAAAGGAAGTGTTATTGCTTCGATGTAGCTTgataagacaatattttttaCCTTCCGGAAGTTTGTGCGTTAGGTGTTCGAAGTCAAGGGGGTACATGTGCAAAAGTTAATTGAGTAATTTTTCTAGGTAACTGGAGCGGCTCAATTGCAGAATTGGACCAAATGGAATTTTTAGTTGAAACCTGTTTGGGAGCCGAATGCCTCTGGTaactttaagaaattaaaatttgataataatttcaatgaaactacctaaagggtgatacggtcaaaatttggtcaatatcaacgtatttctttcaattttgcattcaaaaaacctgaacacccctcattttgaaggtgtgtgtgtgtgtaaatGTTGCCCCTATTTTGATTAGGggcaaaaaggtaaatattaccttttttcaattcacctagcaaaaaggtagattttaccattttctcattcacctagcaaaatagtaaataataccgttttcccattcactgatttaaaaggtaaatgcttgtttgtttgattggtttcttcaataataattaatttaaaaaaaaacacaattcatgaaaaaattggtatttatttgaaataaatagggagttacctaatatttatttttgaaatatatcaccgtgttctttaaaaattgttgaggcaagtcctttgttcgccaagcttgtcaggtccggcttgtccggaataatatctgaaggctgacgggaatacaacacgaagctctgtgggccgatctgaaacaaaagcaaagtattatgaagagaaccagcacaactaaatgaaatctaagaaaacacttaccagtttgttccgattttcacatattgtgcaCGAAGCAGAACTTGTTCCTCAACGGCAAAACAGCTtagtggtatgtgaacggccaaggtgcatttacagttctttcgaacgtgaaaatgaaaaaacttatattcttcaaaaactcgactatgctgcatttcatggctgcgaaactaggtggaatagatgcggaatggttgaacgattatttttgaactgatttccttgttcaaagccctttaatcttaattttatttcaattcccccgattttcactgcggattttttttttccgtgttcactgacattccgctcgaagtgtaaacgcactgagcgaacgtgaaaactgaaaacgaacaagagtggtgaatataaattccgcgttcattttcacgttcgaaTGGCAATgtacattctgaaaaaaatttcaccgatgacggaaaaagttttgcttcataaaaaattagtttttttaatttgtaagcacatttgaaggcaattaaaggcttaaaatactacgaatttgaaatgaaacgcatacgatattttttttttaactttaaaacccgcttgggcatcatttaattgcacctgttggaagagcttctcaacgaataaatgtaaataaagatcatcgaatggccggattccattgaaataaaaaaaaatagattccgctttgttcaaatgtgtgtttcagaaaaggtatggaattaattataaaaatttatgaaatcattcaaaaataatgtgatttaaggagaactgaaaagcagaaaaattaacaaacaaaagggtactgatgcattttaattaaataaaaaccttttcaattgtttcactaattgaaagtaattttgaaatttttgtttgtcaatttttaatcaagaacaaaaaatggctatcttgtagaagttatattcataacgtccttccaataagttttttaaaagaaacgaATCGCTAAAGCTCGTTACTCCTTGATCGATAAATACGTTTTGGGAgtactttaaattcataaaatttaatttaaattcattgtattcaaagataagaactttcggattatttgattaaatcaatcgttttcaaagctgaatgTTGTATTCCGGGACGTTACGGATACAAACATAATAAAACGCGAAACAATTAACGAATTAAAACAAGACTTTACTAACGTGCTAAAATGTACGGCCACGATTCTAATGTAAACAATGATAATGTGTTGTTGATGTTTTGTTGTTATCCGCTGATTCGCATCGATCGGCTGACAGACAAGCTGCCAGCAGTGAGCCCAGCGGGTTTCTTCATAGGGTGTTTCACGCCCTAACATCTCCTCCCTTAATACAGCTGGTACGGATCAAACCGGATCGGCGGTCTTCTAGTCCGAGAAGATCGACGAGGCAAGTGTACAGCTGTTTGCTCGATGGCTGATTGAAACTCAACTGTATCAGAAGAGCTTGATGGTGAGGTAGTAGAAGACGTTGAGGGCAATGGTGACATCGGTGGGATATCTGGTGACTGCCTTGGTTCTCGCACAACAGTGTTCGGTGTAGAAGTTGGCTGCGAAGCTGAACGACCATGCGCTGTTGATGGTGGGCTGGATTGCGCAGAGGTTGAGGCCCGTGTTGAAGGTTCTGGCAAATTCCAGGCGTCCAGCAGAATGGTTAACGGAAGTTGCGATGGTTTCGGAGAATTTGTTGGCCCACTTGGAGTACGATTACGAAGCTGGTTTAAGTGGGATCGCACAAGCTTACCGTTCTCCAGACGCACGTTGAACATGACGTTTCCGATTCGTTCGACAATCGTTCCAGGTGTCCAGTGCCATTGGTTTCTTGAAAACACCTTCGCGTAAACCGGGTCATGGTTCTGGAAGCTTCGGTTGAGTTCAGCTGGTGGATTTTCGCTGTGAACTGGTGGGCGAAGTAAATCCAAGGATGTTCGGATTGGCCTGCAGAACATAGCTTCGCTTGGCGACTTCCCTTCAGGCGTCGCTGGATTGGGTGTGCTTCTGTAGGTCAGCAAAAAGGTACACAACGCTTCGCTTATCGGTACCGAGCTTCTCCCCTCTCGAATTTTTCGAATGGCCCGTTTGAAAGTGTCCACAAATCGTTCAGCTTGGCCGTTCGATTGTGGGTGGAAAGGTGCCGTGGTGAGGTGCTGTATGCCGTTTTCAGCTCAGAAGGTTTGGAACAAAGCGCTGCAAAACTGGGGCCCGTTGTCGCTCACCAAAGTTGTCGGCATTCCAAAACGAGCGAAGAGATCTCGGAGAATGTTGATTGTAGCTGTGCTTGTGGTGCTGCTCGTTCGAACGATCTCAGGCCACTTGGTGAAGGAATCGATCACAAGCAGGAAGTAATCTCCTTCGATTGGtccagcataatcaatgtgcacTCGTTCCCATGGCTTGGTGGATTTGGGCCACAGCGAAGGTGCAGAGTGTGGTGGAGATTTCGCTGTCAGTGCACAGTGCCGGCAAGCCTGGACGTAGCTGGAGATTTCGTTGTCAACATTCGGCCAATAAACGTATGAACGAGCGATGGCTTTCATACGCTGAGTGCCAGGGTGCCCACGATGAAGCTGGTCGAGACAGCGCTTGCGGAATGGAACTGGGATGGCCAAACGTTCCCCGAAAAGTATGCAACCGTCGACAATCGTGAGGGATTCTCTTCGGTCGTAAAAGCGCTTGAGCTCAGGAATGGAGAGAGCTTTTGGATCGGGCCAACCATCTTGCAAAAAGCGGTAGACCTTCTTCATGACCAGATCGGTTTGCGTGGCTTGTTGAATGTCGCTAAAAGTAAGGGGAAGTGCATTAAGAGAATCGGAAGCAACTGACCTCAGGTGATCCTCGAGAACCAAAGAAGCGATCACATAATCCTCGTCGGGCTTTGTATGGTGTTTGATCAGCCGGGAAAGTACATCGGCGTCCCCAAACTTCGCTGTCGGCACATGTTCGATGGAGAAATCGTACAGGAGCAGCATTAGTGCCCATCGTTGCAAGCGGTTCGATGTGTAGACTGGAATGCCCTTTTTCGATCCAAAAATTCGCAACAAAGGAGCATGATCGGTCTTCAGGAGGAAGTGGCGGCCAAATATCATTTTGTGGAATTTGGTGGTTGCAAAAATGATGGCTAATCCTTCTCTGTCAGGCTGGCTGTAGTTTTTCTCCGCAGGTGTAAGCGCTCTGGCTGCATGCTGGATGACTTTCACAGAACCGTCCGGAAATCGGTGACTAATAGTAGCCCCAACTCCGACTGAAGAAGCGTCCGCCGAGACGACTATGTCGAGCCTCGGGTTGTAGTGGGTAAGCAGAAGATTTGAAGTGAGAATCTCCTTGAACTTGGTGAACGATTCTTGGCATGCAGGGGTCCAATTGAACTTAGCTCCAGCTTTCAAGAGCTCATCCAGCGGGAATCGAAGTGTCCTCATGTTGGGCACGAACTTGCCATAGTAGTTCATGGCTCCGAGGAACGAACGGACTCCGGACACGTCAACTGGAGCGGGCATCTCGTTGATGGCTTGCACTTTGGCTGGATCTGGACGTAGACCATGGCGATCTAGCAGGTACCCCAAATATTTGATTTGAGGCTGGACGAAAGTGCATTTCTCCGGGCGCAATGTAAATCCGAAGTCGCGAATCCGCTTGAAAAGCGCTTCGAGATTGGCTAGGTGTTCCTCTTCGGTTTCGCCTCCGACAACAACGTCGTCGAGGTATCCAGAAGTGCAGCTGAGACCAGCTGTCATGGTGTCAATCAGCTGCTGAAAAGCTCCGGGTGCTGTTTTGATGCCAGGCGAAAGTCGATTGTACCGGTATAACCCGCGATGTGTGTTGATGGTAAGCAGGTTCCGGCTATCCTCATCAACCTCGACCTGTAGAAAGGCATCAGAGAGATCGATTTGGCTGAAGACGGTGCAATTGGACAGTTTCGTGAAAATGTCTTCAGGGAGCGGAAGCGGGTACTGGTGGGGCTGCAAGGCTTCGTTCAACCCGGTGGAATAGTCTCCACAAATCCGTATTGACCCGTTGGATTTCCGCACGACCACGATCGGAGCTGCCCAGTTGGAGAAATCAACCGGTGAAATAATGCCTGCGCGCTCAAGCCGATCGAGCTCATCGTCGACAGTACCTAGCATTGCGTAAGCCACTGGGCGCTTGGGCCGGAAAGCTGGCTGGACATCGGGCTTCAGTTCCAGCTTTACTTTGGTTTTGCTGCACAATCCTAGGGCACTCCTGAAGACGGTCGGGTAAGCTGCTTTTAGTGATTCCAACGATGTAGATGGTTTGGTAATCTGGTTACAGAACGATGAGATAGGTACTGACCAGAAACCAAATGAATCAAGCAGATCGATGCCGAGCAGATTCAGCGCTTTGTCGACTACGTAGAAAGTTCCACGGCGATGCTGACCATTGACACTGACGTCACAGTCAAACTTAAACAGGAGCTGGAGAGGGGCACCAGAAGCAGTAGATGCTTTTTCTAGTGCGGGGGTGGTGGATGGCTTGCCGATTTTCTCCCACACACTCTTCGACACGACACTGATGTCGGATCCAGTGTCTAACTGGAGTTTCACTTCAGCAC
It includes:
- the LOC129742916 gene encoding uncharacterized protein K02A2.6-like — translated: MDSSECNLTPDRPAGASGTNNGFPIGQQLQPAGMQQNFIRATQFGQQLPNPGLATQFLGQQQQQSRMQDSPATEGIFSQQSSPHQLSASDALLTQLLQQQQAFTTQMLNQQQEFMRQQQEMFIRTMSSINIQVPSNPEVILDSLSHHIREFRYEPDQNITFAAWYARYNDLFEQDASRLDSEAKVRLLLRKLGAAEHERYVNFILPRQPKDFLFENTVRKLGILFGATESLISKRYRCMQIAKKSTEDYITFSCRVNKSCVDFELGKLTEEQFKCLLFVCGLKTECDAEVRTRLLAKIEDRSDVTLEQLSEDCQRLLCLKKDTAMIEGTSGSAVQFVKRSNHRQQNSQTPPKRTVKSKSVNKNIPPSPCWKCGAMHYTRECPYKDHKCSDCGKSGHREGYCATSKSEKPYRKRKTNTFRARTLSVNTVQRKRRFVQAKLNSAEVKLQLDTGSDISVVSKSVWEKIGKPSTTPALEKASTASGAPLQLLFKFDCDVSVNGQHRRGTFYVVDKALNLLGIDLLDSFGFWSVPISSFCNQITKPSTSLESLKAAYPTVFRSALGLCSKTKVKLELKPDVQPAFRPKRPVAYAMLGTVDDELDRLERAGIISPVDFSNWAAPIVVVRKSNGSIRICGDYSTGLNEALQPHQYPLPLPEDIFTKLSNCTVFSQIDLSDAFLQVEVDEDSRNLLTINTHRGLYRYNRLSPGIKTAPGAFQQLIDTMTAGLSCTSGYLDDVVVGGETEEEHLANLEALFKRIRDFGFTLRPEKCTFVQPQIKYLGYLLDRHGLRPDPAKVQAINEMPAPVDVSGVRSFLGAMNYYGKFVPNMRTLRFPLDELLKAGAKFNWTPACQESFTKFKEILTSNLLLTHYNPRLDIVVSADASSVGVGATISHRFPDGSVKVIQHAARALTPAEKNYSQPDREGLAIIFATTKFHKMIFGRHFLLKTDHAPLLRIFGSKKGIPVYTSNRLQRWALMLLLYDFSIEHVPTAKFGDADVLSRLIKHHTKPDEDYVIASLVLEDHLRSVASDSLNALPLTFSDIQQATQTDLVMKKVYRFLQDGWPDPKALSIPELKRFYDRRESLTIVDGCILFGERLAIPVPFRKRCLDQLHRGHPGTQRMKAIARSYVYWPNVDNEISSYVQACRHCALTAKSPPHSAPSLWPKSTKPWERVHIDYAGPIEGDYFLLVIDSFTKWPEIVRTSSTTSTATINILRDLFARFGMPTTLHLTTAPFHPQSNGQAERFVDTFKRAIRKIREGRSSVPISEALCTFLLTYRSTPNPATPEGKSPSEAMFCRPIRTSLDLLRPPVHSENPPAELNRSFQNHDPVYAKVFSRNQWHWTPGTIVERIGNVMFNVRLENGKLVRSHLNQLRNRTPSGPTNSPKPSQLPLTILLDAWNLPEPSTRASTSAQSSPPSTAHGRSASQPTSTPNTVVREPRQSPDIPPMSPLPSTSSTTSPSSSSDTVEFQSAIEQTAVHLPRRSSRTRRPPIRFDPYQLY